The following proteins are encoded in a genomic region of Pyrus communis chromosome 11, drPyrComm1.1, whole genome shotgun sequence:
- the LOC137749577 gene encoding uncharacterized protein yields the protein MAKKGASSSNPVATWNAHNISIFCDVCIKEVEAEHCPGTHFDKDGYANIRANFKAETGHDYERNQLKNKSDALKNEWKLWKELVGKETGLGWNSSKGIIDASEEWYNNKIQTNKEYGKLRKKKKGISSEMEDKLDRMFLSTVVTGEHAWAPSSRVLPPKSREEFVRQIDSYDEEETDTMQDLRQARRKGKNRAANQGELRKKKVNKKGKKFGGATKLCDQIDRFVVAYETRSSTNSLMRSLHICNSIPEVLAVVAQLPGCEPLSELWLFTTCLFCSAKKR from the exons ATGGCAAAGAAAGGGGCATCTTCGTCAAATCCTGTAGCTACATGGAATGCCCACAATATATCTATATTTTGTGATGTTTGCATCAAGGAGGTTGAGGCCGAACATTGTCCGGGCACTCACTTTGACAAAGATGGATATGCAAATATTAGAGCTAACTTCAAGGCAGAGACAGGGCATGATTATGAAAGAAATCAACTAAAAAATAAGTCAGATGCCCTTAAAAATGAGTGGAAGTTGTGGAAAGAGCTAGTTGGTAAAGAAACTGGCCTAGGGTGGAATTCGAGTAAGGGTATCATTGATGCCTCTGAGGAGTggtataataataaaattcag ACAAACAAAGAATATGGAAAattgcgaaaaaaaaaaaaaggcattagTTCTGAGATGGAGGATAAGCTAGATAGGATGTTCTTGAGTACAGTTGTTACCGGTGAACATGCATGGGCACCTTCATCTAGAGTACTACCACCAAAGTCAAGAGAGGAATTTGTAAGACAAATTGATTCATATGATGAGGAAGAAACTGATACTATGCAGGATCTAAGGCAAGCAAGAAGGAAGGGAAAAAACAGAGCAGCTAACCAAGGAGAATTGCGAAAAAAGAAGGTTaataagaaagggaaaaaattTGGAGGTGCTACAAAACTTTGTGATCAAATTGACCGTTTTGTTGTAGCTTATGAAACTAGGAGTTCTACAAACTCATTGATGAGGTCGCTGCATATATGTAATAGTATTCCGGAAGTGTTAGCGGTCGTTGCACAATTGCCTGGTTGTGAGCCACTTAGCGAGTTATGGTTGTTTACTACATGTTTATTTTGTTCTGCAAAGAAGCGATAG